From a region of the Tenggerimyces flavus genome:
- a CDS encoding choice-of-anchor P family protein has product MTPAAAHAAGPEIGFTAYAYGTSVYNADRSAMSGPTAYVSLACTTAPGKKAKNNSAAADLGRVGKAGATVTTVDSSEWGDSRATKSTSTTAGTSLLGGIIRAKAITAEAKVKSTPDGWKAENKSVLADLTILGKKIDAEVGPNTKIKVALPGVGKIAEVILNEQLTRTKANGTFETTTTALHVKVLPNSQLGNKFNVDVTIGRANAQLTPPAVGYLGGRGFATKVTLLDKTVESGPTSLVAVPCLGGTSSNRVASGDLGGIARAKGAATKAEGSAGDPAKSRVEAELAGVNLLGGLITADAIKSVATAKQSAGGPVELSDRGSKFVNLRIGGKQVLDTDIGPNTRIDVLGVQITLNKIRKTSTSITVTQIEVVIKSPRHGLPVNSKVEISYASASILPAL; this is encoded by the coding sequence GTGACCCCTGCCGCCGCCCACGCGGCCGGCCCAGAGATTGGTTTCACGGCGTACGCCTATGGAACCAGCGTCTACAACGCCGACCGGTCGGCTATGTCCGGCCCGACGGCGTACGTCAGCCTTGCTTGCACGACGGCCCCGGGCAAGAAGGCGAAGAACAACTCGGCCGCCGCTGACCTCGGAAGGGTCGGCAAGGCCGGCGCTACGGTCACGACGGTCGACTCTTCCGAATGGGGCGACTCGCGGGCGACGAAGTCGACGTCCACGACCGCTGGCACCTCGTTGCTCGGCGGCATCATCCGCGCCAAGGCCATCACGGCCGAGGCGAAGGTGAAGTCGACGCCGGACGGCTGGAAGGCCGAGAACAAGTCCGTTCTCGCCGACCTCACCATCCTCGGCAAGAAGATCGACGCCGAGGTTGGGCCCAACACCAAGATCAAGGTTGCTCTGCCCGGCGTTGGCAAGATCGCCGAGGTGATCCTCAACGAGCAGCTGACTCGGACCAAGGCCAACGGCACGTTCGAGACGACCACGACGGCTCTGCACGTCAAGGTCCTCCCCAACAGCCAGCTGGGGAACAAGTTCAACGTCGACGTGACCATCGGCCGCGCTAACGCGCAGCTGACCCCGCCGGCGGTGGGCTACCTCGGTGGCCGCGGCTTCGCCACCAAGGTGACGCTGCTCGACAAGACCGTCGAGTCGGGCCCGACCTCCCTGGTCGCGGTTCCCTGCCTCGGTGGCACGTCGTCCAACCGGGTCGCTTCCGGTGACCTGGGCGGCATCGCCAGGGCGAAGGGCGCTGCGACGAAGGCCGAGGGCTCCGCGGGTGACCCCGCGAAGTCGCGGGTCGAAGCAGAGCTCGCCGGAGTGAACCTGCTCGGCGGTCTGATCACGGCAGACGCCATCAAGTCCGTCGCCACGGCGAAGCAGTCCGCCGGCGGACCGGTGGAGCTGTCGGACAGGGGTTCGAAGTTCGTGAACCTGCGGATCGGTGGCAAGCAGGTGCTCGACACCGACATCGGCCCGAACACCCGGATCGACGTGCTCGGTGTCCAGATCACGCTGAACAAGATCCGCAAGACGTCGACGAGCATCACGGTCACCCAGATCGAGGTCGTGATCAAGTCTCCGCGTCACGGACTGCCGGTGAACTCGAAGGTGGAGATCTCCTACGCCTCCGCCAGCATCCTGCCGGCACTGTAG
- a CDS encoding SMP-30/gluconolactonase/LRE family protein has product MAQPAAAASRAAPPAVIDGSAPTLHPEGVAWDPSRKSFLVGSVRHGTVSIVKTDGSTRTLANEPRIVFTIGVHVDARRNRVLAAYADYGVGTRSTPETVQKQAGLAIFDLETGRTKHLVDLAMGPGPHVANDFAIDRAGNAYVTDSTSDKIYRVDTRGRASVLVQSPQLASPIGDGMNGIVWHPDGYLLAVRYDAGVLLRIPLSRPHRFEEVRLDWPLVGGGLVLRPDGSLLVVSNALGQRLDGAGSVLRTRDGWRSATTVGESAPWADAVPTTAAVSPYGTYVASGRLDLLVAGTPTDRFTLRRW; this is encoded by the coding sequence GTGGCACAGCCCGCGGCCGCCGCGAGCAGAGCAGCGCCGCCAGCCGTGATCGACGGTTCGGCGCCGACCTTGCATCCCGAGGGCGTGGCGTGGGATCCCAGCCGGAAGTCGTTCCTGGTCGGATCGGTACGCCACGGCACGGTCTCGATCGTCAAGACCGACGGAAGCACACGGACGTTGGCGAACGAGCCGCGGATCGTCTTCACGATCGGTGTACACGTCGACGCCCGGCGCAACCGGGTGCTCGCCGCGTACGCCGACTACGGGGTCGGCACCAGGTCGACGCCGGAGACGGTGCAGAAGCAGGCCGGGCTGGCGATCTTCGACCTCGAGACCGGACGAACGAAGCATCTCGTCGATCTCGCCATGGGGCCGGGGCCGCATGTCGCGAACGATTTCGCGATCGACCGGGCCGGCAACGCGTACGTGACCGACTCGACCTCGGACAAGATCTACCGGGTGGACACGCGGGGTAGGGCCTCCGTCCTCGTTCAGAGCCCCCAGCTCGCCAGCCCGATCGGCGACGGCATGAACGGAATCGTCTGGCACCCCGACGGCTACCTGCTCGCGGTGCGCTACGACGCTGGGGTTCTGCTGCGAATCCCGCTCTCGCGCCCACACCGGTTCGAAGAGGTACGCCTCGACTGGCCGCTGGTCGGCGGCGGACTCGTGCTGCGTCCAGACGGCTCGCTGCTGGTGGTGTCCAACGCGCTCGGGCAACGGCTGGACGGTGCCGGGTCGGTCTTGCGAACGCGCGACGGTTGGCGATCGGCCACCACTGTTGGCGAATCAGCACCCTGGGCGGATGCCGTTCCGACCACCGCCGCGGTCAGCCCGTACGGCACCTACGTCGCCAGCGGTCGGCTCGACCTGCTCGTCGCGGGTACGCCGACCGACCGATTCACCCTGCGGCGCTGGTGA
- a CDS encoding LysR family transcriptional regulator, with the protein MTDLELRELRFFHAVAEELNFSRAAERLGMAQPPLSRAIRQLERRPGVELFERSNRHVALTDAGLALMPEAERVFAAVAVAVARTRQAGMPDQLTITAKPAVATDLLREIVTAFRDLPGAPLVQVVVSGYGQQEAMLRDGRADLALLGSPHEEEGLELEPLISGPRVAALPIGHELAGRPGL; encoded by the coding sequence ATGACCGACTTGGAGCTGCGAGAGCTGCGCTTCTTCCACGCCGTGGCCGAAGAGCTCAACTTCTCCCGTGCGGCAGAACGCCTGGGGATGGCTCAACCGCCACTGTCACGGGCGATCCGGCAGCTCGAACGTCGGCCCGGCGTCGAGCTGTTCGAGCGGAGCAACCGGCATGTCGCGCTGACCGACGCCGGCCTCGCCCTGATGCCCGAGGCCGAACGCGTCTTCGCCGCGGTAGCCGTGGCGGTCGCCCGGACTCGCCAAGCAGGCATGCCCGACCAGTTGACGATCACCGCCAAACCTGCCGTGGCGACGGACCTTCTGCGCGAGATCGTAACGGCGTTCCGCGACCTGCCGGGCGCGCCGCTGGTCCAGGTCGTCGTCAGCGGCTACGGGCAGCAAGAGGCTATGCTCCGCGACGGCCGCGCCGACCTCGCCCTACTCGGTTCTCCGCACGAGGAGGAAGGACTGGAGCTGGAACCCCTGATCTCCGGGCCGCGAGTGGCCGCGCTGCCGATCGGGCACGAGCTCGCCGGCCGGCCCGGGCTCTGA
- a CDS encoding glycoside hydrolase domain-containing protein yields MRTPLSVVRRLAIPLALLLPVLAVGDPARAEPATPGSYPINASATLTTGRAFDTCTAPPISTLRAWKAADYHRVNIYFGGVNRGCAQPNLTGGWVAQATALGYLLIPTYFGRQPSCIFGTKPYRYTASTAAAYGASEANDAIAKSRALGIIPGSALYADVEHYDRTNASCVLAARRYVSAWTKTLHAGGFLAGVYVHQDSGLLNLSGVYTSTTYARPDAVWMARWDGNPSLVDWPTAPNSRWSFHQRAKQYRGDHDETWGGVTLNIDSDQFDAPVATVARPYTVTSASPLNGRSEPFTNAPVRRSYAPGSTIKVVCQGYGQRVGTSNVWNRVADGSWVSDSYVSTPSQTTFSPPLQRCIYPGQVTSGAALTARTGPSASHPPSGPPLPPGALAYVMCQRSGSAIGTSTVWNRLVDSRWVPDYHVANRSNTTWSAPVPRCP; encoded by the coding sequence ATGCGCACACCTCTCTCCGTCGTCCGGCGGCTCGCGATCCCCCTGGCGCTGCTGCTGCCCGTTCTCGCTGTCGGCGACCCGGCAAGGGCCGAGCCGGCCACTCCCGGCAGCTACCCGATCAACGCCTCTGCCACCCTCACAACTGGCCGCGCGTTCGACACCTGTACGGCACCGCCGATCAGCACGCTGCGCGCCTGGAAGGCAGCCGACTACCACCGCGTGAACATCTACTTCGGCGGCGTCAACCGCGGCTGTGCGCAGCCGAACCTCACCGGCGGCTGGGTGGCCCAGGCGACGGCCCTGGGCTACCTGCTGATCCCCACGTACTTCGGGCGCCAGCCGAGCTGCATCTTCGGCACCAAGCCTTACAGGTACACCGCGAGTACCGCCGCGGCGTACGGAGCGAGCGAGGCCAACGACGCGATCGCGAAGAGCCGTGCCCTTGGCATCATTCCCGGCAGCGCGCTGTACGCCGACGTGGAGCACTACGACCGAACGAACGCCTCCTGCGTCCTCGCGGCCCGGCGCTACGTGTCCGCGTGGACGAAAACACTGCACGCCGGCGGCTTCCTCGCCGGCGTGTACGTCCATCAGGACTCCGGCCTTCTCAACCTTTCCGGCGTCTACACCTCGACGACCTACGCGCGGCCTGACGCCGTCTGGATGGCGCGGTGGGACGGCAACCCGTCCCTGGTCGACTGGCCGACGGCGCCGAACTCGCGGTGGTCGTTCCACCAACGGGCCAAGCAGTATCGAGGCGACCACGACGAGACGTGGGGCGGCGTGACGCTCAACATCGACAGCGACCAGTTCGACGCTCCCGTCGCCACGGTCGCGAGGCCCTACACCGTCACCAGCGCGTCGCCGTTGAACGGCCGCTCCGAGCCGTTCACGAACGCGCCGGTGCGGCGCTCGTACGCGCCCGGGTCGACGATCAAGGTGGTGTGCCAGGGCTACGGGCAACGCGTCGGCACGTCGAACGTCTGGAACCGGGTAGCCGATGGCTCGTGGGTGTCGGACTCCTATGTCTCCACGCCCTCGCAGACGACGTTCTCCCCGCCACTGCAGCGCTGCATCTATCCCGGGCAGGTCACCAGCGGCGCGGCCCTGACGGCGCGCACCGGTCCGAGCGCGTCCCATCCCCCGTCGGGACCGCCGCTGCCGCCGGGCGCCCTCGCGTACGTCATGTGCCAGCGAAGCGGCTCAGCGATCGGCACCTCCACGGTGTGGAACCGCCTCGTCGACTCCCGCTGGGTGCCCGACTATCACGTCGCCAACCGCTCGAACACCACGTGGAGCGCACCCGTCCCGCGCTGTCCCTGA
- a CDS encoding nuclear transport factor 2 family protein codes for MADLEQNKQLVASYLHQVFNEKGPAEAFAKYIGDKYVQHNPMAPDGAEASLRFLTGFVAQFPELRLEIRRVIAEGDLVVTHSMMTMSPSDRGSAVMDSVRLEAGRIVEHWDVAQAIPKSSANHNTMF; via the coding sequence ATGGCGGACCTCGAACAGAACAAGCAGCTGGTGGCGAGCTACCTGCACCAGGTCTTCAACGAGAAGGGGCCGGCCGAGGCTTTCGCGAAGTACATCGGCGACAAGTACGTGCAGCACAACCCGATGGCGCCGGACGGAGCAGAGGCTTCCCTGCGGTTTCTGACGGGGTTCGTCGCCCAGTTTCCCGAGCTCCGCTTGGAGATCAGGCGAGTCATCGCCGAGGGAGATCTCGTCGTGACGCACAGCATGATGACGATGAGCCCGTCCGACCGCGGCTCGGCGGTCATGGACAGCGTCCGCCTGGAAGCCGGCCGGATCGTCGAGCACTGGGACGTCGCGCAGGCCATTCCAAAGAGTTCAGCCAACCACAACACGATGTTCTGA
- a CDS encoding SDR family oxidoreductase, translating into MSPRDIRRRSLLAGTAALGVAAALPATLAAAATGGSKVVLITGTSSGFGLLTALTLARAGHRVFASMRNTRSANAGVAKEFRATARQASLALEVLDIDIRDDRSVEAGVRRVADRAGRIDVLVKNAGIFSPAVMETLSVDDLRDFFDTNVFGHVRMNRAVLPLMRRQSDGLVVQVTTALGRLVLPFMGAYVASKWAMEAITETSRYELSRFGVDVVIVEPGEYQTDLVDPNGVANYRRYLRRLTPDNARRRREYGDLARMAETHLLERPGPPDPPPQQVADAIADLVRTPRGQRPIRLWGPGNLPGWAALNDTAARIQRDSSTPPASATSPPSNERPPSRRGRSDEGRPLLSRPRLKGSDDGRQGGGVPVGGGSGGHDHTNSYPDRLPDRVSAHAAFDKLPLPLSPQGTWRLLPAGRVWKPVRCRKAKADPPYPAAHARLLS; encoded by the coding sequence ATGAGTCCCAGAGATATTCGACGACGTTCGCTGCTCGCTGGAACGGCCGCTCTCGGCGTGGCCGCGGCCCTCCCTGCCACCTTGGCAGCAGCGGCTACGGGTGGGAGCAAGGTCGTCCTGATCACCGGAACGAGCAGCGGCTTCGGACTGCTCACCGCGTTGACCTTGGCTCGCGCCGGCCACCGCGTGTTCGCGTCGATGCGCAACACCCGCAGCGCCAACGCCGGCGTGGCCAAGGAGTTCCGCGCTACCGCTCGTCAGGCGTCGTTGGCGCTCGAGGTGCTCGACATCGACATCCGCGACGACCGTTCCGTTGAGGCTGGCGTTCGACGGGTTGCCGACCGCGCCGGCCGGATCGACGTACTCGTCAAAAACGCCGGGATCTTCTCGCCCGCGGTGATGGAGACGCTCTCAGTCGACGATCTGCGAGACTTCTTCGATACCAACGTGTTCGGGCACGTCCGCATGAACCGCGCCGTCCTCCCGCTGATGCGTCGTCAGTCCGATGGTCTCGTCGTGCAGGTGACGACCGCGCTCGGCCGGCTCGTGCTGCCGTTCATGGGTGCGTACGTGGCCTCGAAGTGGGCGATGGAAGCGATCACCGAGACGAGCCGCTACGAACTCTCCCGATTCGGCGTGGACGTCGTGATCGTTGAACCGGGCGAGTATCAAACCGACCTCGTGGATCCGAACGGCGTTGCCAACTACCGGCGCTACCTTCGACGGCTCACACCGGACAACGCTCGACGGCGGCGTGAGTACGGCGACCTCGCCCGCATGGCCGAGACCCATCTCCTCGAACGACCCGGGCCACCGGACCCACCCCCGCAGCAGGTTGCCGACGCCATCGCCGACCTGGTCCGTACTCCACGCGGACAGCGTCCGATCCGACTCTGGGGTCCGGGCAACTTGCCCGGATGGGCCGCCCTCAACGACACCGCGGCCCGCATCCAGCGCGACTCCTCGACGCCGCCGGCTTCGGCGACCTCGCCACCATCGAATGAGCGACCCCCATCACGCCGGGGGAGGTCGGATGAGGGCCGCCCACTGCTGTCGCGTCCACGCCTGAAGGGATCCGACGACGGGCGTCAGGGGGGTGGCGTCCCCGTCGGCGGCGGGAGCGGTGGACACGATCACACGAACAGTTACCCAGATCGCCTACCCGATCGAGTATCTGCTCATGCTGCCTTTGACAAACTGCCACTGCCACTTTCTCCTCAGGGGACATGGAGACTACTCCCGGCCGGGCGGGTTTGGAAACCCGTTCGGTGTCGCAAGGCTAAAGCAGACCCGCCCTATCCAGCAGCGCACGCAAGACTCCTCTCCTGA
- a CDS encoding PPOX class F420-dependent oxidoreductase has protein sequence MTRFTKAELRFLTDGDRRLGRLATIDAYGRPHVVPLGWTYNAALGTIDVSGRDFAATRKFRNAQKNPNVALVIDDVLAPWRPRCIMVQGTAETIEHPADGGEAIIRITADKVVSWGLDEGIR, from the coding sequence ATGACACGATTCACCAAGGCCGAACTGAGGTTCCTGACCGACGGCGATCGGAGGCTGGGCCGGCTCGCCACGATCGACGCATACGGCCGGCCGCACGTGGTGCCGCTCGGCTGGACGTACAACGCGGCGCTGGGCACGATCGACGTCTCCGGCCGAGACTTCGCGGCGACCCGGAAGTTCCGGAACGCCCAGAAGAATCCGAACGTGGCGCTCGTCATCGACGACGTCCTCGCTCCGTGGCGCCCGCGCTGCATCATGGTCCAAGGCACCGCGGAGACGATCGAGCATCCCGCGGACGGCGGCGAGGCGATCATCCGCATCACCGCCGACAAGGTCGTCTCCTGGGGTCTCGACGAGGGAATCCGATGA
- a CDS encoding MarR family winged helix-turn-helix transcriptional regulator — translation MHTRFVDDPRLTAVGLLVEVYGGLIRRLDAVHAANGLTGTDFDVLIRLVRSPAKRLRMTDLATQTALSTSGITRIVDRLESRSLVARQPCMDDRRSSWASLTDSGQHLLDAHLPGLVHAIDEAFVGLLTTEQLDGFLDTLGTMRDALHPGATAGADI, via the coding sequence GTGCACACACGCTTCGTCGACGACCCGCGGCTCACGGCGGTCGGCCTCCTCGTGGAGGTGTACGGAGGCCTCATCCGCCGGCTCGACGCCGTACACGCCGCCAACGGGCTCACCGGCACCGACTTCGACGTGCTGATTCGCCTCGTTCGCTCGCCAGCCAAGCGGTTGCGGATGACCGACCTCGCGACCCAAACGGCGCTGTCGACGAGCGGCATCACCCGAATCGTCGACCGGCTCGAGTCCCGGAGCCTCGTGGCGCGCCAGCCATGTATGGACGACCGCCGCAGCTCGTGGGCCTCGCTCACCGACAGCGGCCAGCACCTACTCGACGCCCATCTGCCGGGCCTGGTGCACGCGATCGACGAGGCCTTCGTGGGGTTGCTCACCACCGAACAGCTCGACGGTTTCCTCGACACCCTCGGCACGATGCGCGACGCCTTGCATCCCGGTGCCACCGCCGGCGCGGACATCTAG